CCCTGATTTTATACGAATCTGTGATTTTTTCACACCATAAGTTTTAGCAAGAAGTTTAATTAATTCGGTATTGGCTTTACCGTCAACTGGGGGAGACTGGAGACGAACAATTAATTCCCCATTATCTCCAGTTTTGATTTCCTGCTGTTTCGCATTGGGTTTGACTTTGATTGAGAGC
This window of the Euhalothece natronophila Z-M001 genome carries:
- a CDS encoding DUF167 domain-containing protein, with protein sequence MKKLSIKVKPNAKQQEIKTGDNGELIVRLQSPPVDGKANTELIKLLAKTYGVKKSQIRIKSGLTSKIKQVEIN